The Pongo pygmaeus isolate AG05252 chromosome 11, NHGRI_mPonPyg2-v2.0_pri, whole genome shotgun sequence genome includes a region encoding these proteins:
- the TMEM37 gene encoding voltage-dependent calcium channel gamma-like subunit isoform X1, with the protein MTRPDCSSDFNSRHFPLGQAQRPLGQRQPRRSFFESFIRTLIITCVALAVVLSSVSICDGHWLLAEDRLFGLWHFCTATNQSAPICFRDLGQAHVPGLAVGMGLVRSVGALAVVAAIFGLEFLMVSQLCEDKRSRRKWVMGSILLLVSFILSSGGLLGFVILLRNQVTLIGFTLMFWCEFTASFLLFLNAISGLHINSITHPCE; encoded by the exons ATGACCCGACCTGACTGTTCTTCTGATTTTAATTCCAGGCACTTCCCTCTTGGCCAG GCCCAGAGGCCTTTGGGCCAAAGGCAACCCCGCCGGTCCTTCTTTGAATCCTTCATCCGGACCCTCATCATCACGTGTGTGGCCCTGGCTGTGGTCCTGTCCTCGGTCTCCATTTGTGATGGGCACTGGCTCCTGGCTGAGGACCGCCTCTTCGGGCTCTGGCACTTCTGCACTGCCACCAACCAGAGTGCGCCGATCTGCTTCAGAGACCTGGGCCAGGCCCATGTGCCCGGGCTGGCCGTGGGCATGGGCCTGGTGCGCAGCGTGGGCGCCTTGGCCGTGGTGGCCGCCATTTTTGGCTTGGAGTTCCTCATGGTGTCCCAGTTGTGCGAGGACAAACGCTCACGGCGCAAGTGGGTCATGGGTTCCATCCTCCTCCTGGTCTCTTTCATCCTCTCCTCCGGGGGGCTCCTGGGTTTTGTGATCCTCCTCAGGAACCAAGTCACACTCATCGGCTTCACCTTAATGTTTTGGTGCGAATTTactgcctccttcctcctcttcctgaaCGCCATCAGCGGCCTTCACATCAACAGCATCACCCATCCCTGCGAATGA
- the TMEM37 gene encoding voltage-dependent calcium channel gamma-like subunit isoform X3 → MGLVRSVGALAVVAAIFGLEFLMVSQLCEDKRSRRKWVMGSILLLVSFILSSGGLLGFVILLRNQVTLIGFTLMFWCEFTASFLLFLNAISGLHINSITHPCE, encoded by the coding sequence ATGGGCCTGGTGCGCAGCGTGGGCGCCTTGGCCGTGGTGGCCGCCATTTTTGGCTTGGAGTTCCTCATGGTGTCCCAGTTGTGCGAGGACAAACGCTCACGGCGCAAGTGGGTCATGGGTTCCATCCTCCTCCTGGTCTCTTTCATCCTCTCCTCCGGGGGGCTCCTGGGTTTTGTGATCCTCCTCAGGAACCAAGTCACACTCATCGGCTTCACCTTAATGTTTTGGTGCGAATTTactgcctccttcctcctcttcctgaaCGCCATCAGCGGCCTTCACATCAACAGCATCACCCATCCCTGCGAATGA
- the TMEM37 gene encoding voltage-dependent calcium channel gamma-like subunit isoform X2 yields MTAVGVQAQRPLGQRQPRRSFFESFIRTLIITCVALAVVLSSVSICDGHWLLAEDRLFGLWHFCTATNQSAPICFRDLGQAHVPGLAVGMGLVRSVGALAVVAAIFGLEFLMVSQLCEDKRSRRKWVMGSILLLVSFILSSGGLLGFVILLRNQVTLIGFTLMFWCEFTASFLLFLNAISGLHINSITHPCE; encoded by the exons ATGACTGCCGTCGGCGTGCAG GCCCAGAGGCCTTTGGGCCAAAGGCAACCCCGCCGGTCCTTCTTTGAATCCTTCATCCGGACCCTCATCATCACGTGTGTGGCCCTGGCTGTGGTCCTGTCCTCGGTCTCCATTTGTGATGGGCACTGGCTCCTGGCTGAGGACCGCCTCTTCGGGCTCTGGCACTTCTGCACTGCCACCAACCAGAGTGCGCCGATCTGCTTCAGAGACCTGGGCCAGGCCCATGTGCCCGGGCTGGCCGTGGGCATGGGCCTGGTGCGCAGCGTGGGCGCCTTGGCCGTGGTGGCCGCCATTTTTGGCTTGGAGTTCCTCATGGTGTCCCAGTTGTGCGAGGACAAACGCTCACGGCGCAAGTGGGTCATGGGTTCCATCCTCCTCCTGGTCTCTTTCATCCTCTCCTCCGGGGGGCTCCTGGGTTTTGTGATCCTCCTCAGGAACCAAGTCACACTCATCGGCTTCACCTTAATGTTTTGGTGCGAATTTactgcctccttcctcctcttcctgaaCGCCATCAGCGGCCTTCACATCAACAGCATCACCCATCCCTGCGAATGA